The Palaemon carinicauda isolate YSFRI2023 chromosome 20, ASM3689809v2, whole genome shotgun sequence DNA segment agaacagatggtccaagatctacctgttcccaccaaccaatcttctgttgaaagtcctcgacaaactgagatcctttcgggggacagcagcaatagtggcccacaggtgacccaacagcgtttggttccctctgataacggaactacgcctgaagctgatcccgttgccggaaccagttctgacttagcaagtgcagaaattgactgtctccgcttcatcagagaaaacccagaaccttcatctcatgattttctcggcctagcggtcaagaaacggtttgggatttctagagacagtattaacttcttagaagaatacaagtctaagtcaacaagaagacaatatgagtcttcctggaagaaatgggtggcctttgtcaaggccaagaatcctgaggagattcctacggatttctgcttgtccttcttcatccatctgcataaacaaggtttagcagctaatacgattactacatgtaaatccgccctagccagaccaatactatacgccttccaggtagacttctctaatgaaatcttcaacaagattcctaaagcctgcgctaaacttcggcctgcagctcctccaaagcccattttatggtctttggataaagttcttcacttagctcaaccctgaacaatgaagattgcttgctgaaggacttgactcaaaaggggatattcttatttgcactagcctcaggagccagagttagcgaaatagtggccctcttgagggatgatggcaacattcagttcacagacagcggagaactgaacctctttccggacccgttgtttctcgccaagaacgagctgcccactaagagatggggtccctggagaatctgccctctgaaggaagaagcatccctctgcccagtggaatgcttaaaggtctatcttcgtagaacttcagactttaagggtgtgttaacttaattcaggagccaaataaatatcgatgataacaaatcaactatttattcctgaatggatttatttataatacgaagtgttaccttcccggctgacaaataacgactccccatataagaaaaggcgggaggcgaaaaccattacagtagacagatgtaaacaacataacagtggttattattatatgtaaacaactggtcgtttgaccatacaactgttgaacgacaatcataacaagatgtagatagaactctagtatacttcaaagggaggtcagcttttcaggggagagacttctggttcaacgttatccttgaaacagataagggcgaaaatcacctattttatacgcagagcggatccagacagtacacccgcaggtcatgatccgagaaaagttgcctcgtctctgaatttctttcagacaatgtcgtttgaaagtctgcgtgcttacactggttggaagtcttccaaagttttctttaagcactatgcgaagcaattacaagaaacaaaatttcatgtggtagcggcaggcagtgttataaaacctgccgcttgattactgcaaagaacagtgcactaattaggacttttagtgaagggtgtacatgatagacttttaaggtgtatcatgttgagtattgtgtttaggaagacactatagactgttctatctatacaggtgacatcaagcataataagctgacacaagtgccaggcattcttatatgcacagtgttcttagtaataacagcatacatagtgaaatattatatttccctttgagtggctaatgtttccttttcaggtgaaacttatttattttctgttattactgtttatgctattacgcagaattgttcagtgtaagatgtaattgattacaaccatgatttctatttttgtaataaataatagaaggaatctttgtgtatctttcgcctcaaatattcaaatttatgtataaatcagagcatccttgattctctcaatatttaaggaaatattggggaactatggtttctaccattccaagcaaacaggcaAGAACTgtttgtactaactgtttatcttactgatttaaggtttcctacatgtatacaaacctgtctgtctctttatatccagacttgggaggattcagtaacctatacaggactataccatctaagtacaaactatgctttacgtatataatgacactaatatacatactgtttgctagattgttccttgaactcacagtcctcgggatttttcctaaagtctacctagacttttccctgtagagggcaggaagaactgacatattttatgatcagataattgatgtataacggtaacatcaagtgtctctggtccagaagaccaaataggaaatatttatctcgagataacggcactattgaaaatctacatatatattaatgctctggtaaacttccatcaggacgacatggcctgagcccaaaaaacagattttgaagcgaagcgaaaaatctatctttgggtgaggtagccatgtcgtcctgatggacccaccctctttttgacaaaaggataatgaatccctccctatggtactgtatctgcaacacctacaaagctacgaagaatggcttggtggcgcctcgcggtggcgattcggcgcactatttacagtacagtaggtgtGTCGAGAGTATCGCctctttaacaactctcctatattcttgccactttttccctctcgaagcggaaacgctattgggggtgtagatagctatgagacatgtcaagaatacgtcctcggatatacgcgatatcccttttgaattttaagggatattcactccaggagttagaattctggatacctttggtaaattctctgggatatatcactgtagtcaaatatacctaggaagctaataATGAAGGAACTTCGATCAGAaatacatggctacctcacccataaatagatttttcgcttcgctcaaaatccgtttttggtcAGGAAAGGGTTGCGTAAGGAACTGGATGCGCTTACGTAAATATAAAATAGGGATGAtttagcaataaaatgttttatttctatcAAGAATACTATTTGAAACTTATATTAAAGGCATTCTTCAAGCCAAAAATGCAATAAACTGAATTTCCAAAATCCAAGCATAGTTCGTTGAGTCACGCCCCTTAATCCTATTCTTTCTTTCTCCTACTTGAAGAAAGAGTATTCCTCTGcgctcctcttcatcatcatctcgtTGAGGATTCTAactgattaatgatacacctgtTCTCTGTCTCTGAATATTTCCTAATCCTTGTAGGTACTACTGACCCTCAAGGGATCCAATTTAGACTTCAGCCCCTACCTTTCCAAAGAGCATGGGCCACTGAGAGGAAGcacattttcatcaaaattaacATCTCTGTGAGTACTTCTTAAAAACTATACTTTTATCTAACTCCTATAGCAATGGCGAATGACACTTCTTTTAAAAAATTAACTGTAAATGATAAGAGAATTATtcaaatgcctttttttttctttatttttttactgtCAGGTTGCAGGTATATGACTATGCCATTGCATTGTGTACTCCCTACGACCGCTATGCATCGAATCCATTCTCCGTCTGTATCACCAATGTATCTTTCGAAATTACTCCAAATGCTGAACGCATAGTGGTAAGGTTTTAGACCATTATTTGTAAACACTTTTTCAATCATCCTTTTAATATTTTCaagaataaatgaaatgaaattttttttacttctaaatTGAACATTATATGACAAACTGTATAATATAGCAGAATAGTGCTAGACAGGGTATCTTTTAACCTGTTTTTTGTTATATTTCCTCTTAGGCCAACTATCCAATCGATGTTGAAATGTGGCGGGAGATGAAAAGACACACACAAGAACTGGTGGAGTCTGTGAAAAACTACTTTTCTCTCTTTGTCAACGACCTTATCAAAATACACAATAAGGTACTTTGTAAATCACAGAACGCTTTTCCAACGCAAGCTACTCGAACAACGTTGTTAATACCTTTATCTAAGCAACCTTAGCAGCTACGGGCCTCTGACGGTTGTTGTTTGATTGCTGCCGGAGCCAGAGGAACATCAGCTATCACCCTGCAGTCCCAATTAGGGACTGTTGCCAGAACTTCACCAGGTGTCCATTTGTAGCTCTGTAAAGAAGAATGAGAAAATGATTATGTTACTAATATTAAGCGATATTTCTCCCTTCAGCAATAGTTTATTAGATGTCCTTCATTCATGTTGAATTATTCAATTGGAATTTAGAGAGCTAATTatgtaataattttctttatttctatttttatatcagaaaaactaaagaaaaaatactgtTGAAGAAAGAGGAACTTAATTCTGAAATCTTTTGCATTTTCAACCATATTTTAAAGAtccaaacaacaataaaacaggaaAGGGCTGAAATACCAAGGACAATTAGAAAGTGATTTAAAGCAATAGTTGGTCATATCCGTATTATCAAATAAAGCATTTCAATCAgtttattaaaattttgtttatccTTATTACTCTAACCTTCTAAATAATGATTGAAAGTTTAAACTATGATTTTGAAAAATATCATTTCACATGAATCGACTGTGCTTATGAACTACGatagaaaaaaattcttatagcaACAATGAAGACGTTTCGATCATCATGTATAGCGCTGGTAATTTAAGTTTTCTTTTCGATCAGTGAttctttcagaatatatatatatatatatatatatatatatatatatatatttatatatatatatatatatatatatatatatatatatatatatatatatatatatgtatgtatatatataaatatatatatatatatatatatatatatatatatatatttatatatgtatatgtgtgtgtgtgtatccatgttTTCCAACGAAAAtacatccatgtttgccaacggttatttaTCCATGTTTGCCATTGgtcatactcgtataagcggaGTAATAAGAACTTTGGCTGTAGAGGAAACGCCCCCCTAAATcctgatgaagtcactggcagcagggtcacGGGTGGGgcttaaggcgatggacaaattgtttcttcggcttttactcctgatgcttggcgGTTGATCGTACTAAAATTAGTATGAACCGGCAAgggccacttgccttagttagatagacactgtgcat contains these protein-coding regions:
- the LOC137659524 gene encoding uncharacterized protein, producing the protein MFPRISDLNHSHNETSLHFDFKNVIFGGFSNATCRYCKNFDSQTVLLTLKGSNLDFSPYLSKEHGPLRGSTFSSKLTSLLQVYDYAIALCTPYDRYASNPFSVCITNVSFEITPNAERIVANYPIDVEMWREMKRHTQELVESVKNYFSLFVNDLIKIHNKVLCKSQNAFPTQATRTTLLIPLSKQP